A region of the Arachis hypogaea cultivar Tifrunner chromosome 15, arahy.Tifrunner.gnm2.J5K5, whole genome shotgun sequence genome:
aacttttcagttttcacagtatataattttcaaaaaatattaaaaaaaaaaagatagattttcagatataaaaaatactaaaaatatgttTAGttgatttgttttaaaaatatattttaaatgatttagaatgacaaaatatatttttattaagcatatgatttttggtatttaaatttttttaaattaataattaacttttatacacaattaacatgaaataaataactGTATTATCatgcaaatttaaaaaatttggtatctctatatatatatatttttggtttttttatcaTGACATTCTATaacaataaacaaaataattgaaaaaataataaattcattttGTTGATGATTCTTTAGATTTACTTTCGAATGAATTAatcatttaatattataatttttttatattaacacatttttttagaaaaaaatttattaacaaaataataaataaacaaatgttAAAGGTAaggaaataaaagtttaaaataagaatccAAGTTTGTtgttgatatttttaaatttttaccgtATTCTTTTAAATTTAATCACAGATATTTTCATGAATGATTATCGATTTAGAACATAATTTTCATtgctaaataatttctttaaatgaTATGGTATTACTTTAAACAAATTGCACGTCCATGttaattcagaaaataagaaaagtagAACTAAATAATAGAAAAGAACCAACACATAtttaagaatcaatttagataaatgagttaattaagTTAACACGTGATTTGGTGTTCTAAAATTATACGGAGTTTTAAGGGAGTTTTattaagagaaaaagaagaagtttgttTATGTAATTTTAGTGCTCCATAATTAAGAAGAAAGcgggaaaaaaaaattatttgagctaaatatcttttttatttttttatttttatgagtttACCTTACGTTTGAGTTGATGTTAAATGATTATAAgcagaaaaaattttaaaagaattaaaaaaataaaaatattattttaagctTAAGCTTAAAAGGCATAATATTTTTTCGgataaataacattaataaatcaAGTAGGATTTAGTGTTATCGAAAagttccaaataaaaaaaaaaaaatttccgagCACATCTCCCAGGAACAAATTTCTTACAAAAATTTATGTAAATCGAATTGACCaaatttgatttagtttctctAGTGCTAAATTGAATTAGTATGAATTAAATTAGTAGAAATAAAGGTAAATCGAAATGGATATCTTCGatttatgaatgcatgaaattcaTTCATAATATATATCCTAATTAAGGATGAGTATGGCTTACGGGTAGATTCATTAATAATATAGTCTATTTTTGAAGTTGAGGTTGGAGACACCAGAAACTTACGTCTGAGTTAATTAACAGAAACATAAtgtataattctatatcaataaattataatttagacataaaaaaaaaaattaattttatatattatttatctatcaattataaattGTTGTATTCATGTGCTGTGCTagaattatacaaaaaatatgaCTATAAAATtcgtaataattaaaaatattaaaaatatttatctttgtCATTGTCTTCTGTCATAAACGAGATAAGTCTCAAAGTGGTCCATGAAGTTGCACTCGAAcctcatagtagtccctgaactAAATAGTTACTCATATTCGTCACTGAAGTTGTACTCCGGGACTCAGATTCGTCCTTCCGGCACATTCCGTCCACCTGGCACTACCGGAAAGCTGATCTGGACTCTATCGTGACACGCTGGCCAGGTAACAGCTAACTGACGTGGATTTGTAAACTTTTATGGTGCAATTTGGTtcctaaatcaaaattaaaaattttaatccccaaatttaattattattctctTCTCTATAATAGTAacatctctcttttcttttcttctcttatcTTCTTCATATGGATGTGAAAGAGACTACGAATTACAACTTCAATGAAAGCACGCATGCATATGTTTTGTTAATTAAGAATCACATACTATGTCTTTGTATTTAACATTTTATGCACTCATTTAACTCTAGTTTAATTAAAATGTTTgacaaaattcaattttatatgattttacaaaaatatatctCTTTTATTTACGGAATTAAAAAGTTACACTGTTATTATTAGATACTATATTACATTTCTTTTcgaatcatgttccaaaataatcatGCATCACTCTAATTTAACTGTCATTcacatattattaatataaagtgTTATATTATGGCATTTCAAATCTTATGACATCTCCATTAAGATGACgtgtttaagattttattataattagataggtatttcaaattaattaagggtaatattagagaaacaaaaaatagcaaaaatttatctaatttaatatttattattttggtctctaattaataaaaaactaatttatcaaaataaatataattaactaatttaagacACGAACTtgacatattaaaatattaatcataTCATCTTTTTGTTTGTAAATGTCATGCTAACattttaacattttatattaGCATTAGAGATGAGTTTTGATTCACAATTTATGAATTTAGGAATCTATTTAATCATTTTTAGAAGTTAACAAATTTTTATGATCGTTCACAATTTTAGAAACTAAACTTTGCattatttctttaattatatatatcacataagtttttttatgttataatctCAACATATTTATTACAGAAAAAAAATGGGATAAAAGCGGTTAAACTTGTTCTAATAATGGTTGTTAAGAAGACTctagttgttgttattgttataagaTACTTCaactaaaaataaacaaaaagaaaaatcttgTGAATTTGGGATATGAAGATCTATGCCTGTACAGAAAAGAGGGATTACTGTAGAGAATAGAATGATGATTAAATTTggggattaaaatttttaattttgatttagggACCAAATTGCACCATAAAAGTTTTATAATCCACGTCAGCAACGTGTCACGGGAGAGTCCAGATCAGCTTTCCGGTGGTGTCAGGTAGACGGAATGTGCCAGAAGGCCGAATCTGAGTTTTGGAGTGTAAATTCAGGGACGAATATGGGTAACTTTTAAGTTCAGGGACTATTATGAGACTCGAGTGCAATTTTAAGGACCACGTTGAGACTTATTTCGTCATAAACAATTTAAGGAGCTTTGTGCGTTGTATTTCTTCTTCCATTCAACCTACAATCAATACATTAAAATAAGATCTGTGTAATAACCGTGACGTATAAACAGAAATATTTTTTACTAATCAGGACAAAAATACACTAAAATGAATTTTTGTTGAACATTCAATATATTAATTTTTGGGCACGTTACCTAAATTATATAAGAAACTGGTAACAatttttagtgttaaatttatgTTTAACATTGGATGTGGTATGAAATatcagttttatttatttttttttttttacatatgatATTATTTTTGTAGAGCTTGGAATGTTTTTTAATAATACAGCAAATTCTAGACCCCAACCAAAAAATGAATGACACATTTTGTATTTATGTAGTAAAATACTAAACACTAActgttcaataatttttttaccaaCCATACcttatacaataaaatatttttacgttatattaactttttttaagCTACCAATTTATGTGAAATGAATCcttaattatcatttgattaagataattaagtttaaaatataattttattattctacAATAAGTGTAcctcaaatataaattaattgtaTTCTATTATaactaagaaataataaaattaatttatactttattatatcAGACAGTttcttatatataataatatactgatatgtttttttatttaaagtgcaATTATTGTAGTATATCAATTCGGGAATAATGAAATTGTATTTTAAAGTTAATGATCTCATTTAAATGAGGATTGAGTAGTTGTTTCACGTATACGGGTAgtgtaaaaaaaataacataaaacaaaatattttgttcTGTAGAATTTGGTAGGTGAAAAAATGATTGTATTGTTAGTGTTTAGTGTTTCATTGCgtatgatatggtaggtgaaaaaaaataaatgtaaaatgtGTCTCATGTATATTGTGTTGGGGTCTAGCACTTTctgtagtataaaaaaatatcaaactaTATAAAAACCAAAACCATGTATGAAAAAAAATAGATGAATGCTACAGTGCCTTTGAGATTGTGCCTAACTTATCAAAAAAGGcaaatagataatatttaataagttttaaatattttacttttttattttaaacattttattttttacttttaaaagcaAGTTAGACAATTTAGACACCATAATAAAAGGTACCATAAAActcaccaaaaaaataaaactaaaactgaAATTTCAGACCACAtacaatattaaatataaatttaataataaaaatgtttaattaatctgttggtccctatagtttcgtaaaattttcaattaggtctctatacattttttccttttaattgagttcttgcactaatttttttttaattgggttcctacccttttttttttctctttttatttaggtccctacagcaattctttttttttagttgggtccctgtataattaagccaattactattaagagtgatttaaatgaaaaaagatttagtgtaaggatctaattaaaaagaaaaaaagtataaagatctaattgaaaattttatgaaACTAAAGGGACCAACAAAatagttaaacaaaaaaaatagaatgataaaatataaaaaaaatgtattataaatagttttattttgattaaaaaatcgtATGAATATTTTGAGGAGTCTTATTTTGATATAGCAAtgaaatcaatattttttttattttttattttgttatattaagaTTTAAGAAAATAGATAGTACTTGATAGGATAAAagatgttaattatttaatttggagCTTATGTCGTAAGAATAGAAAACTCTCCGCTCTCTGTTGGGAAGAATGGTACTCAACCAGTTTGCGATCTGTCCTCCACCGCTACATCCCGTACCAATTTAGACAGAATTGTGAAAACGCTTATTCAGGTTAGAGTAGCAAGAAGTTGTAATTGAGTAATTTTAGTTGCATTTCAATTTATTTAGATAACTTACCCTCAATTTTTTGAAAGAGCCAAAAAAGATTTATGATATAAAgaacaaatttaataattttacttataatttttaataatgacgtaaaacatttaaaataaagcATGTAAATTACAAATCGAATAGGAAGTTAATCATTTTCAAGTAATTTCAGTGAATATcggtaaattattttaaatttatgctGTTAATGTTAGAAATTTAACCCCCAATTGTCTAAAAAATGAGAATATGCATAAGTAAGAGTTAGTTTCACTTATATTTAGAAAACTAAGCATAAATTTAGTACTTAACTAATGGACTAATGTTAAAAAAACAGAATGTGATAACATATTATTTATTAAGAGGAATAAAAGTATGCCTTAATATTCATCTTAAGGCATCTGTTATTATATGAATCTGTTACAATACCATATGAGGTTAAAGTTTTCCAtatattattgtaaaataaaGTTTAGATTTACATATAACAATCAAATAAGTTTCTTGCAACTATAACAGaggcttaaaaaaatattaaatagctTGATTTTTTATGTAATACCCCGTTGGAAAATATTAGCGCTACTGATTTAGTTTTAACTTTCACAAATAGCCAAGGTTTTCCAAGTAAAGGGCTTGATGGTATCTATTGAATCGATGTATGGCTTGCCTTGACCACGATAAACTCATTTGTGACTTTTGAAACACAACATTCAAACTGGGGAAGGGTGGAAGAATTAACATTTGCCGGGTCTAGTGGGCACGGAGCAACCTAAAGCGGGTGCACATCGGATCAGAGTCATCACCCCCTCTCTGTGGGCCATACTCCGTCGTACACGTCTTGTCTGGAGAAGAAAAAGCTAAGGCGCACAGAGGCAAGTTTGCTTATATAGGGATCCCTCATTGCACCTCCACGTTCATCCAACTCCATATCTTCTCCTCACTCCATATTTCCAAACCTCCGCTGCTGTGTTCCTTACTATGTCGTTAGCCATGGGGGATGAGCAAGTTGTGCCGAATGATTCTCAACTATCGGAAGAAGGAAATGGGTACGTTCTCTAACGAAATAGGGATTCTTATTTTGCACTTCCACTCGTAGTTAGATGCGATTGTTAACTCTGAAGTAACCTTCTCTTTGTTCTCTGTAGGCGGGTTCTCTCGACTCAGTGCCCTACCAACGCACAATCAGCCACTGACGTTGGAATCATCAACGTCAACCCAGAGTTGCCCGTCCCCGTGGTCAGTATCCGAAACCCTTGGAAACCCGTGTTGATTTGTTGTTTTTGTAGAATATGTTGTTTGGATAATGGACCTAAGACCTATTGTGTGTGATTGGTTTAACACAGCAGCCACTTGAGGGAGTTACGAAGACAACTGAGGGTCAACAGGGCCGAGCCGACATTATCTCGGACGTTCTCCGAAGCATCCTAGATGCAGTTGAGGTTCCTGCCTGACACCATTATTTCATTACTTGTTTTAGTAAAGTCGAGGGGGTTTTGGTGAAACAAAAATAAACGGTGATAATGCATGAAGTGTACATGGGGGTGGCACAAAAGTTATAAATGTTAGCATATATTTTGGTCAACACAGGGATCCGACACATGTAGTGTACATGATGTGGGAGTCTGACTTTGTAGGGCCCCTTTTAAGcataaccaaattttttttatcaaatgcaACCGATGAAAGTCTTCATCAAGTATGTTTTGTCGTCCGCGAAGATGCTCAATCTCAATTAAATATGTCTTGTTTTGTGGCCTTGTAGCTTTAATAATTGGTGGAACCCATTGTGAAAagttttagttttttctttttgtatgcaGAGGATCGATGCTAGATCAGTTACTCTGGAAGCAAACTTTGTTGAACTTCAGCGTTTGCTCAAGGTTCGGAACTCAAGCGGTGTGACCCCCTTGATTGTAACTACAGGAACTACCACTGTGACAACATATGCGAGAAACAATCACAGTGTTGGGAGAGGACACCCAGACACGGGAACCACTCCCACCACAAGATGTCAAGGGATTCAGAAGATCCACACCTACACCCACCTGATCAATGCAGCCAATAAAGGGAAGGGTCTTATAGAAAGCAATTCCGGGTACATGTGCGATGTCATAATCCCCAACTCCCCTGGTTACGATGATGACGTTGTCATCGACGAGAACCTATCTACCCCACCTCCAGTTGTTGGCAGGCGGCAGATGGAACTGCAAATTGGGTCTATGATGCATTGGGAAACTGGCACACCTAAGCTGAGCCTTGGCGGGAACACTACACGCCGCTGTCCCGATCAACGGTCAACTGATAAGGTGTACACATATAACTCCCAACATTTCTCCATGTGTTACAGCTGTGTGTCCAACTTTTTGATACAACATCTCTGGCAGTTGATTTAAGCTAATTTGTTCCCAGATCATGCAGGCCTTTAATGACCTCCCTGGTTTTCAGCAACTTGACTGCACAAGTGTCGTGTGTGAGTTATTCTCGGATGCAGCTACACCGATGCCTCTACCCAAGATACCTAAGGTGGAGCAAGCAAGTCCCATCTCAGACCATCCCAAACTGCCGATATCTACGGTTGATGATGCAAACGAGATCCTACCAGAGTTGGCGGGAAAGTCGGTAGCTCCGCCGAGGCAGGGTGGGAGCGGGGTCAGGCGTCCTGGACTGATCTCACGGCTTGACTCACCTATCTATCTCATACCAATGGTAACAAAGGAAAACTGTGGAAACCTTATTAATTCAAGTGTAAGTATGGTCTGCATACTATGCAGTTTTTCTGTTGATTGCAGAGCTATGAGATGGTTTTCGACCCAACTGCGGATATGGATCTCACCTACGACGAGTGCCGCATCGCTGCGTATCTTTACGGCAAGACAGAAGACCTTAAGTGAGTCCTTCCGTCATTTGACATTATTTTGCCTATCCTGATTGCCAGTTTATATAGCCAAACTGGTGTGGAATATCttaattaatttcatttttctttgttgCAGTGAGGTAGTCTTCAAATTTTATGAGTTGGAGGTCGCCAGGGGCATGTTCCACTCTTTGATCCCAAAATTTGTTCCCCACTCTGATGTAAGTGACTCCAACTAAACATAAATGACCTGCTGATATACGAACTTCGTCGGTGATGACTTGCATGTTGTTGTTGGTTAATGGGTTCCTCGTATTGGAAATGGCAGATTGTGAACATTGTTGTCCTGTTTGCTTCTCTAAGAGCATCAAGAGAAACTCCCATTCGTTTTTGGTTCCTCCCAAGTCCCTTCGCTGTTGATGTCCTTCAGCTGAGGCCCATCGACATGATAGTCAAAAAATACCTGTGTCGCTGGATGCCTGCCACAACTAAACTGGAGAAGGTATAATTTAAAGATCTTTGGTTTCAAATTCAGATTCCATAATGTTAGGGTGCTAGGCGAATGTGGGGAAACCATATTTTGTGATCATGGCAGGTTATTATTCCCATATGTGAACCCAGTCATTCATGGTATATTATGGTAGTCCACGTCAAACAAGGCAAGGTTTACGCTCTTGATATCACCAAGACTGAAGAAACCATGGAACGTAGAGAGCGCAACATGCGTACAATCGTAAGCTCCTTGGCCTTTCACATAGTTTTCTAACGACTTCATGACTTCCGTGTGGTGTGTAACTACTTTGCCAAGCAACTAACCGTTGTAACATGTTTCATGCAGATGATAACTTTGTCACAAATTTTCAAGCAAGAGCAGAATCTTAGCAGCTTCACAGAGATCTCTCCTGATCCTACAACTTGGGGACCCATTAATTATCCCAAAGGAGTACCCAACCAACCAAACAGGTGCTTTAACGATTTATTTAGTGATAGTCTATGTCATGTGCAACTATTATTGCCAAACCGGTATTTAGTTTGCTAATTCCGGGTTCTAACAAGTCATTTCTGTGAAAACCAGCAACGATTCCGCTGTGTGGTGCCTTTACTGGCTACTGAATGACGGGTTACTTGACCCTAGGAGGCTTGGTGTCATGATGAATGGAAAGGTGAGAATGAAAACTGCAACAACTATCATCTTGTCTGACTGGAACCAGAAGAAGCAGGCTGTGGATCAGGAGGCAGAGAAGCTGTGGGGCACCCTCATGCGCGCTCATGACTAGTTTCCATGGTCATGGACGCATGCAACATGGCCGTCTCATATGTGCATGTGTTGTGAATGGTTATAATTTGTAAAATAGCTTAGTAAGGTTTGATATGTATAAAGCCTATGACTCTAATGGATCTCAATTGGATGGTAAAGTGTGGAAACGAGTGGTCCTTCCACTATGGCAGGAGCACCCATATCAACACATTACCCTTTTGCAATCAAGGTGGAAAAGACCAAATCCTTTTGACTATAGTACTTATGTTTGGTGTCCTTGTTCATTTAGGATGGTATTTACAGTATCAAAGATGGGTGTCATTATGACAACTTTTGTGTAAGGTATGTGTATGAGTTAAGAATGATGCATCAAGCATGATAGTCATCATGACTCTGTTTATGTAAGGTATGTATCTGAGCTAAGCATGATAGTCATTATAACTTTATTTAACCAAAATCTAGATTGATACATCCTGTGTGGCTACATGTTTTCTTTCAGTCCTCTGATCCATGGAGGGGCATGGATATTTCAGCTAAAAGTGCTTAGTATATTTGGACTTTATTGTTTGAGCGCACATTAATGCACCGTGCGACTCACTCAAATAATGCTATATTTGGTGCCCAGATAGAAACAAAGTAAATGTAAGCGAATGCTAAAAAGTTTGAGTTTATTTAGATAATCAAATATTAGAATATCATCTGATCTGATCATGGGAAATTTGGTTTCACAATTATCATCACACATGAAACAATTATTATTTTGTTCGCGAGCAGTACCTTAACTTAGtaatttagtatagattttgaGCACTAGTTTATGTACTGTAATGATTAACATGAAATTTCATATAAAGTTTAGAGTGGTAATTCCAACGAAGGctgtatcaaaaaaattaaatacattgcACACGTAGTTGGTTCAGAACTGCATGGTAAAGACTATTTACAATTTCCACGTTGAAAGAATTAAGACCATTTATATACAGCGAATTAAGCAAATATGAAGGTCCCTCTACAACGGCACAGTAGGTCATATATTTTCCTTTCCATGCTTTGTGATGAACCCACATCTCCATAGGAAGTTCTGGCTTCATTGGCCGAAGTGCTTGCAGGGAACAAAACCTAATTCATCCAAGATTCAcaaacttctagagctttcttcCATATAGCCAAGACTACTCACTCAACAGCAAACGATTCCAAATACAATTTTGCATTGTACTGCAAGATCTGGACAtccaaaattattatatatttagaaAAGACAACAGAAAGAGCGGCAGAATACAGTATAACTATTTTCATTCTCAGGCATATTCCAAAACCAATAAAAGCCTCTTGGGGAAACTGCGGCTCAGTAGATGTCAAAATATTTTGCAAAATCTGCAATGCAAAAAAAAATGTCAGAGGAGAAAATAGGATTACAAGGAACTTTGAAGGTTTGTTTTAACGAATTAAAGCAGAAGTAGCCTCTTCGAAAACCTGCAGTTGACTATTTCCATCAAATAGTGGCTTCCCAGTGATTAGTTGGTACAATATTGCCCCTACACTCCATAAATCAGCCTGCAATTACaatacaattttactttttcattcttgttaaaaaagaagaaggagtaaCAAAGATTTGCATGTACAATCCAATATTGGTTCTAACTATCATCACCATGGCatcgtattttttattttaaattatttctgGAGCCATGTAAAATGGTGAACCACACAGAGTGTCAGCCGAATCCTGGGGTGTGAGAGATCTAGTATACCAGCAAATTAGTATAAGGAGTAAACAAAGTTATAGTATTCTTGATTCCATCCTGTTGGAATTAAAAACCATTGGAGAACCAAATATAGGAAAACAGTTTGAATGCTTGCCAGGGAGAGAGAGTGACAGGGAGAGAAAGAAAACAGGAAAGCGGGGTGGGGGGTGTTCCACAAGTTAAGAAGGTGCAGCATCAAGGATCAAACAATGTCATGGTAGCATATCATAAATGATATTCATATTTAAATGTCAAACAGTGTTGTTTATGGATAGTTTCCCCACTGGAGATGGCTGAGTGTCATGTAAATCTGCCATCAATCATGTATGAAGAAGCAAGACACAGCATCCTTTTTCAGAAAAATATTATTAGGTCATTCTAGCATAACAACACGCAAGTGATAAGTATAAAATGTAAAGAGTAAAGGTAAATAAATGCCAACTTCACGGATCTGAAATGTTTGTCACCGAATTCACAGATACTTAACTATATGCACTAGTAATATGCAACTGAGCAACACCCATATATAAAGGTTTTCAACAACAAGTGCTATATAACAAAGTTACTACAACTAGTCAACGGTAAATGGAGCCGCAAGAAGCGACAACATTCCCCCTAATATACTAGTACCACTAAAATGAACATATGCCACTCCGGAGCATATCAAAGGTCGCCAAGTGACACAGCCTCCGGGTTGTTGGAAGGAACATCTTCCTGCACCACCTGCATGAGAAACATGTAGTCACATTTTAACCAAAGACGTGCACCAATTATTCATGGAATTAAATGTAATATGCTACATCAAAGAACGGGCCCATGCAGCAGAAAAGAAACGAGAACCTGATCATCTTTACCTGGATACCTCGAACTCTCTTATTCACGCCCACACACGGCTGGCCACCCTCCTGACCTGCACGATTTGGACAACGGGTCCTTCGATGACCGAGTCGGCCACAGTTGCTGCACTTGCGCCGTTTTTTCCCGGTCGATGCGGATGCCTGGCTGAGTCGACCTGTACCCTTTGTTCTCACGCTGATGGGGTCCTTCACTCGTTGTTCCTCCGCCGTTACTCCAACGTCTTCCGCGGGCCTAAGGCCATTCTTAATTTCCAAGCAGATTGTGTCAGTTAGTACCTTATGTGAGTAGTACTTGAAGTCCTCATCGCTCATGCATGCAACCCGGCCTAGTCGTGTGCATAGCTGAGCAAA
Encoded here:
- the LOC112748167 gene encoding uncharacterized protein isoform X1; the protein is MSLAMGDEQVVPNDSQLSEEGNGRVLSTQCPTNAQSATDVGIINVNPELPVPVQPLEGVTKTTEGQQGRADIISDVLRSILDAVERIDARSVTLEANFVELQRLLKVRNSSGVTPLIVTTGTTTVTTYARNNHSVGRGHPDTGTTPTTRCQGIQKIHTYTHLINAANKGKGLIESNSGYMCDVIIPNSPGYDDDVVIDENLSTPPPVVGRRQMELQIGSMMHWETGTPKLSLGGNTTRRCPDQRSTDKIMQAFNDLPGFQQLDCTSVVCELFSDAATPMPLPKIPKVEQASPISDHPKLPISTVDDANEILPELAGKSVAPPRQGGSGVRRPGLISRLDSPIYLIPMSYEMVFDPTADMDLTYDECRIAAYLYGKTEDLNEVVFKFYELEVARGMFHSLIPKFVPHSDIVNIVVLFASLRASRETPIRFWFLPSPFAVDVLQLRPIDMIVKKYLCRWMPATTKLEKVIIPICEPSHSWYIMVVHVKQGKVYALDITKTEETMERRERNMRTIMITLSQIFKQEQNLSSFTEISPDPTTWGPINYPKGVPNQPNSNDSAVWCLYWLLNDGLLDPRRLGVMMNGKVRMKTATTIILSDWNQKKQAVDQEAEKLWGTLMRAHD
- the LOC112748167 gene encoding uncharacterized protein isoform X2, translating into MSLAMGDEQVVPNDSQLSEEGNGRVLSTQCPTNAQSATDVGIINVNPELPVPVQPLEGVTKTTEGQQGRADIISDVLRSILDAVERIDARSVTLEANFVELQRLLKVRNSSGVTPLIVTTGTTTVTTYARNNHSVGRGHPDTGTTPTTRCQGIQKIHTYTHLINAANKGKGLIESNSGYMCDVIIPNSPGYDDDVVIDENLSTPPPVVGRRQMELQIGSMMHWETGTPKLSLGGNTTRRCPDQRSTDKAFNDLPGFQQLDCTSVVCELFSDAATPMPLPKIPKVEQASPISDHPKLPISTVDDANEILPELAGKSVAPPRQGGSGVRRPGLISRLDSPIYLIPMSYEMVFDPTADMDLTYDECRIAAYLYGKTEDLNEVVFKFYELEVARGMFHSLIPKFVPHSDIVNIVVLFASLRASRETPIRFWFLPSPFAVDVLQLRPIDMIVKKYLCRWMPATTKLEKVIIPICEPSHSWYIMVVHVKQGKVYALDITKTEETMERRERNMRTIMITLSQIFKQEQNLSSFTEISPDPTTWGPINYPKGVPNQPNSNDSAVWCLYWLLNDGLLDPRRLGVMMNGKVRMKTATTIILSDWNQKKQAVDQEAEKLWGTLMRAHD